One Dictyoglomus thermophilum H-6-12 DNA window includes the following coding sequences:
- a CDS encoding ABC transporter ATP-binding protein has protein sequence MNKPLFRHIKKLLWQYKWKYITGAFFLLLTDIFQLISPKLIGWGVDYLNKGTLTFKSLLLVFIALLLLAILTAIFRFFWRMQILATARRLEAQIREKYFTHLQTLSLNFFNYKKTGELMALATNDLGAVREMFAFGIVMLLDTIFLGTLSIFFLLSISPKLTLYIAIPLPLITLTITFFGKITHRRFRLVQDSFAKLTDKAEETIAGIRVVKAYVQEEAELKKFVERAQDLLNKNINLVKAWGFMFPTIELLAGFSVLFVFLFGGLEVIRGNISLGDFIAFNSYLGLLIWPMNALGWVVNNFQRGKASLERINEVLDEVPDIKDSPNSIKRERLEGYITFKNVYFKYPKSTKWVFEDISLEVKPGKFLGITGPVGSGKTSLVSLIPRLFDIQKGEILIDDIPIKNLSLYYLRKNIGFVPQDSFLFSDTIANNIRFAKPDLSDEEIYKLIKLVALEEDLKEFPDGINTIVGERGVTLSGGQKQRIAIARALAINPPILILDDALSAVDSKTEKQILENLLELRQDKALIIIAQRLSVIQEADEIIVLKDGKIIERGDHNKLMRLRGFYAELFEQQKIESELEREEDELLS, from the coding sequence ATGAATAAACCATTGTTCAGACATATTAAAAAGCTATTATGGCAGTATAAATGGAAATATATCACAGGAGCATTTTTCCTACTCCTTACCGATATCTTCCAACTTATATCCCCAAAATTAATCGGTTGGGGTGTAGATTATCTTAACAAAGGAACCTTAACCTTTAAGAGTTTACTGTTAGTATTTATTGCATTATTACTTTTAGCAATACTAACTGCCATATTTCGTTTTTTCTGGAGAATGCAAATTCTTGCCACAGCAAGAAGATTAGAAGCGCAAATTCGAGAAAAGTATTTTACTCATTTACAAACTCTTTCTCTAAACTTTTTTAATTACAAAAAAACAGGAGAACTAATGGCTCTTGCTACAAATGACTTAGGAGCTGTAAGAGAAATGTTTGCTTTTGGAATAGTTATGCTATTAGATACAATCTTTCTTGGAACTCTTTCTATCTTCTTTCTACTAAGTATAAGTCCCAAGCTCACCCTTTATATTGCTATTCCCCTTCCTCTAATTACGTTAACAATAACTTTCTTTGGGAAAATAACCCATAGAAGGTTTAGACTTGTACAAGATAGTTTTGCAAAATTAACTGACAAAGCAGAAGAGACCATAGCTGGAATAAGAGTAGTCAAAGCTTACGTACAAGAAGAAGCAGAACTTAAAAAATTTGTAGAAAGAGCCCAAGATTTATTAAATAAAAATATTAACTTAGTTAAGGCATGGGGATTTATGTTTCCAACCATTGAACTATTAGCAGGATTCTCTGTTTTATTTGTCTTTTTATTTGGAGGCTTAGAAGTAATAAGAGGAAATATAAGCCTTGGTGACTTCATTGCTTTTAACTCATATTTAGGTCTCCTTATCTGGCCTATGAATGCCCTTGGATGGGTAGTCAATAATTTCCAAAGAGGTAAGGCATCTCTTGAGAGAATAAATGAGGTACTCGATGAGGTTCCTGATATAAAAGATTCTCCTAATTCTATAAAGAGAGAAAGATTAGAAGGTTATATAACTTTTAAGAATGTATATTTTAAATACCCAAAAAGTACAAAATGGGTTTTTGAAGACATCTCCCTTGAGGTTAAACCAGGGAAATTCTTAGGAATAACAGGTCCTGTTGGCTCGGGAAAAACAAGTCTCGTAAGCCTTATACCTAGACTATTTGATATCCAAAAAGGAGAAATTCTCATTGATGATATCCCAATTAAAAATTTATCCCTATACTATCTCAGAAAAAATATAGGATTTGTCCCCCAAGATAGCTTTTTGTTCTCTGATACTATTGCCAACAACATAAGGTTTGCAAAGCCAGACCTAAGTGATGAAGAAATATACAAGCTCATCAAACTTGTAGCCTTAGAAGAAGACCTAAAAGAATTTCCCGATGGCATAAATACTATTGTAGGAGAAAGAGGAGTAACCCTCTCTGGAGGTCAAAAACAAAGAATTGCTATTGCAAGAGCTTTAGCCATAAATCCTCCTATCCTCATTTTAGATGATGCATTGTCTGCAGTAGACTCAAAAACTGAGAAACAAATTCTTGAAAATCTCTTAGAATTAAGACAAGATAAAGCCTTAATAATAATTGCTCAGAGACTTTCAGTAATTCAAGAAGCAGATGAGATCATTGTGTTAAAAGATGGAAAAATCATAGAAAGAGGAGACCACAATAAGTTAATGAGGCTTAGAGGATTTTATGCCGAATTATTTGAACAGCAAAAAATAGAATCAGAGTTAGAGAGGGAGGAAGATGAATTATTATCCTGA
- a CDS encoding glucodextranase DOMON-like domain-containing protein yields MKSTKKILIFSLLFLIISLISLSFSQDIPINVYNPKVQKVAKPLYLAIIWHNHQPLYYDPEQNLNILPWVRMHAIKDYYDMAYILKNYPQVKANFNMVPSLLYQLELYTKKGIKDKYLLLTEKPADQLTLEDKEFILRRFFDVNWDRIIKRFPRYWELLNKRGQSIDDTIIAKAIQTFTTQDFRDLQVWFNLAWFDPDFQKYDKDLSRLIEKGRDFTEEDKKIVINKQYEIMSKIIPLYAELQKNKQIEVTTTPFFHPILPLLVDIKSAKIAVQDIALPNATINYADDASSQLSMAVNYYKKFFKSNPKGLWPSEGSVSQDIIPIVSSAGFMWMASDEDVLAKSLNTPIIRDSRGNVVNTDILYQPYVVEEQGKKVYMVFRDKNLSDKIGFVYSGMKGENAAKDFVNRLESIYEKVKDDNKPYLVTVILDGENCWEYYENDGKEFLHTLYKLLTDSPYIETVRLTDYLNKFPPIKKIEKLHAGSWLDGTFLTWVGEQEENKAWELLDKARTELIYETLKQRKTISPVLNPDSLRNNIEKAWFELYAAEGSDWFWWYGDDQDSTNDLAFDELFRKHLINVYKLIGKDIPQELFLPIVKIGEEKPLQNIQAKFTPNIDGLINPEDEWKNAAIYLAKKGTGLSVKPADFIEKLYLGLDNDNVYFLVESKTNFKDYFGKPYYLAIYFSNPNQKEYNLYPRNGNKTLGYGIAYEVLIDFSKINSTGELEAILNQALGNNSWKQQSTLKAGISEKYVEIGVPFKELKVQGRDRIAINVVFGKEEPEDVVPYYAPIYLTVPEKKLDITYFSIDDPTGDDYGWGKVVYPTAPVFKPGVFDIIHVEMGKSKDDIVFKVKIRGDLENPWGSPTGVSVQTIDIYINDGKEGPYYYQALPGRQANIPEGWNKAIWAEGWIQELVVPALDEKGEVQLKEIKGVVQLTADPIERTITISVPEKYLGPVTPDWKILVILCGQEGYPRPGSWRVREVEEEAKQWRFGGGDDFYGDPNIIDMIVPPGTKQEDILSKWVSSEDEEENVYVELPLIPLRILMNQ; encoded by the coding sequence ATGAAGAGTACGAAGAAGATCTTAATATTTTCTCTTCTTTTCCTAATAATTTCTCTAATCTCCTTAAGTTTTTCTCAAGATATACCTATAAATGTTTACAATCCTAAGGTACAAAAGGTCGCAAAACCACTATATTTAGCCATCATATGGCACAACCACCAACCCCTATATTATGATCCCGAACAAAATCTAAATATTCTTCCTTGGGTAAGAATGCATGCCATAAAAGACTACTACGACATGGCCTACATCTTAAAAAATTACCCACAAGTAAAGGCTAATTTCAATATGGTACCTTCCCTACTATATCAATTAGAACTATATACAAAAAAGGGTATAAAAGATAAGTATCTACTTCTTACAGAGAAACCAGCTGATCAACTTACTTTAGAAGATAAGGAATTTATACTGAGAAGATTCTTTGACGTTAACTGGGATAGAATAATTAAGAGATTCCCCAGATATTGGGAACTTTTGAATAAGAGAGGTCAGTCTATAGATGATACAATAATAGCAAAAGCAATTCAAACCTTTACTACTCAGGACTTTAGAGATTTACAAGTATGGTTCAATTTAGCATGGTTTGATCCTGATTTCCAAAAGTATGATAAGGATCTTTCAAGACTTATAGAAAAAGGCAGAGATTTTACAGAAGAGGATAAAAAAATAGTTATAAATAAACAATATGAAATAATGTCAAAGATTATTCCACTATACGCAGAATTACAGAAAAACAAACAAATAGAAGTAACTACTACACCTTTCTTCCATCCCATATTACCTCTCTTAGTAGATATAAAATCTGCTAAGATTGCAGTACAAGACATAGCCTTACCTAACGCTACAATAAATTATGCCGATGATGCATCTTCTCAGCTTTCTATGGCTGTAAATTACTACAAAAAGTTCTTCAAGAGTAATCCCAAGGGTCTCTGGCCTTCAGAAGGATCAGTAAGCCAAGATATCATACCCATAGTAAGTAGTGCTGGATTTATGTGGATGGCAAGCGATGAAGATGTACTTGCAAAATCTCTTAATACTCCTATTATCAGAGACTCGAGAGGTAATGTGGTAAATACTGATATCCTTTACCAACCATATGTAGTAGAGGAACAAGGAAAAAAAGTATACATGGTATTTAGAGACAAAAATCTCTCGGATAAAATCGGTTTTGTTTATAGCGGAATGAAAGGAGAAAACGCAGCTAAAGATTTTGTTAATCGATTAGAGAGTATCTATGAAAAAGTAAAAGACGATAATAAACCATATCTTGTGACGGTAATTCTCGATGGTGAGAACTGTTGGGAATATTACGAAAATGATGGAAAAGAATTTCTCCACACCCTATATAAATTACTTACTGATAGCCCATACATTGAAACTGTAAGATTAACAGATTATTTAAACAAGTTCCCTCCAATTAAAAAGATAGAAAAACTCCATGCAGGATCATGGCTTGATGGAACCTTCCTCACTTGGGTAGGAGAACAAGAAGAAAACAAAGCATGGGAACTTTTAGACAAGGCAAGAACAGAATTAATATATGAAACCTTAAAACAGAGAAAAACCATCTCTCCTGTATTAAATCCAGATTCTTTAAGAAACAATATTGAAAAAGCATGGTTTGAGCTATATGCAGCAGAAGGTAGCGACTGGTTCTGGTGGTATGGAGATGATCAAGATTCTACAAATGATCTTGCCTTTGACGAACTCTTTAGAAAACATCTTATAAATGTTTACAAATTAATCGGCAAAGATATCCCCCAAGAACTTTTCCTCCCAATAGTAAAAATAGGTGAAGAAAAACCATTACAAAATATACAAGCAAAATTCACACCTAATATTGATGGCTTAATTAATCCAGAAGATGAGTGGAAAAATGCTGCTATTTATCTTGCTAAAAAAGGGACAGGACTTTCCGTAAAACCTGCAGACTTTATAGAGAAATTGTATTTAGGATTAGATAATGACAATGTATACTTCTTAGTAGAATCAAAGACTAATTTCAAAGATTATTTTGGAAAACCCTACTACCTTGCCATATACTTCTCCAATCCTAATCAAAAGGAATATAACCTATATCCTAGAAATGGAAACAAAACTTTAGGATACGGAATAGCATACGAAGTCCTAATTGACTTCTCTAAAATTAATTCTACAGGAGAATTAGAGGCCATTCTAAATCAAGCCTTAGGCAACAACTCCTGGAAACAACAATCTACATTAAAAGCAGGGATTTCTGAGAAATATGTGGAAATAGGTGTACCTTTTAAAGAACTCAAAGTTCAAGGGAGAGATCGAATAGCAATCAATGTGGTATTTGGAAAAGAAGAACCAGAAGATGTAGTTCCATATTATGCGCCTATATATCTAACTGTGCCTGAGAAAAAATTAGATATTACATATTTCTCCATTGATGATCCAACAGGAGATGATTATGGATGGGGCAAGGTTGTTTATCCAACAGCTCCTGTGTTTAAACCTGGAGTCTTTGACATAATTCATGTAGAAATGGGTAAAAGCAAGGACGATATTGTATTCAAAGTTAAAATTAGAGGAGATTTAGAAAATCCATGGGGATCTCCTACAGGAGTGTCAGTTCAAACCATAGATATATACATAAACGATGGTAAAGAAGGGCCATATTATTATCAAGCATTACCAGGAAGGCAGGCCAATATCCCAGAAGGATGGAATAAAGCAATATGGGCTGAGGGATGGATTCAAGAATTAGTAGTTCCAGCGTTAGATGAAAAGGGAGAAGTACAATTAAAAGAAATAAAAGGAGTTGTTCAATTAACTGCAGACCCCATAGAAAGAACCATAACAATATCAGTGCCTGAAAAATATTTAGGTCCTGTAACCCCAGATTGGAAAATCCTTGTAATATTATGTGGGCAAGAAGGATACCCCAGACCTGGAAGTTGGAGAGTAAGAGAGGTAGAAGAAGAAGCAAAACAATGGAGATTTGGTGGTGGAGACGACTTCTATGGAGATCCTAACATTATAGATATGATAGTTCCCCCTGGAACAAAACAAGAAGATATATTGTCTAAATGGGTAAGTAGTGAAGATGAAGAAGAAAATGTTTATGTAGAACTCCCCTTGATCCCCCTTAGGATCCTTATGAACCAATAA
- a CDS encoding glucodextranase DOMON-like domain-containing protein, whose product MKKLLILISLILLSTIVFAEPVKYPLIFNDPVNDDKGPGTYTYPTDPVFKSGTFDMTKVVIDADNDNVYFKISFRVPIENPWGSPLGISLQTIHIYIDKDHKKDSGFRDFIPGVRAQTTPESAWDLAILVEGWPTELKSSVKNAAPEMYKYCVFPSKGVTVDGNTITIPVPKKTLGDNFQKGWGFQVFIMGQEGFPTQDPVSCRIREVLSTAQQWRFSGGDDFYGDPNIIDLLDYEDINQFEILSKYKSDAKFEKNVYAQVPFIYVK is encoded by the coding sequence ATGAAAAAGTTATTAATTTTAATTTCCTTAATACTTCTTTCCACTATTGTTTTTGCTGAACCTGTAAAATATCCTCTTATATTCAACGATCCTGTAAACGACGACAAGGGGCCTGGAACATACACCTATCCTACAGACCCAGTTTTTAAATCTGGTACTTTTGATATGACAAAAGTAGTAATAGATGCCGATAATGATAATGTATATTTCAAGATCTCCTTCAGAGTACCTATAGAGAATCCTTGGGGAAGTCCATTAGGAATTTCCTTACAAACGATCCATATATATATTGATAAGGATCATAAGAAAGATTCAGGATTCAGGGATTTTATCCCAGGTGTAAGAGCCCAAACCACACCGGAAAGTGCATGGGATTTAGCCATACTCGTAGAAGGTTGGCCTACAGAGCTAAAAAGTTCTGTAAAAAATGCAGCTCCTGAAATGTATAAGTATTGTGTCTTCCCCTCTAAAGGAGTAACTGTCGATGGCAATACCATAACCATACCTGTACCTAAGAAGACCCTTGGTGACAACTTCCAAAAAGGTTGGGGATTTCAAGTTTTCATCATGGGACAAGAGGGATTCCCAACCCAGGACCCTGTGTCTTGTAGGATCAGAGAGGTCTTATCTACAGCTCAACAATGGAGATTTAGCGGTGGTGATGACTTTTATGGAGATCCTAATATTATAGACCTATTAGATTACGAGGATATAAACCAATTTGAGATTTTAAGTAAATATAAGAGTGATGCTAAATTTGAGAAGAATGTGTATGCTCAAGTACCCTTTATCTATGTAAAGTAG
- a CDS encoding ImmA/IrrE family metallo-endopeptidase, whose product MYEELIKDLLSLFYIKKPPIKPEIIAYGLGVEVHFQELPSQISGILYNHNDHPMILINKRDNPLRQRFTIAHELGHFLLHHSNKQIYFDYPISKNPKLEKEANTFAASLLLPDFFLKRYLNLPYQKISSIFQVSQKVIEIRLKDFKTI is encoded by the coding sequence GTGTACGAAGAACTGATTAAAGATCTATTATCCCTTTTTTATATAAAAAAACCTCCCATAAAACCTGAAATTATTGCTTATGGATTAGGGGTAGAAGTACACTTCCAAGAACTACCCTCACAAATTTCTGGTATATTGTATAACCATAATGATCACCCTATGATACTCATCAATAAAAGAGATAATCCTTTAAGACAAAGATTCACTATTGCCCACGAACTTGGCCACTTTTTACTTCACCATTCAAATAAACAAATTTATTTTGATTATCCAATAAGTAAAAACCCTAAGCTTGAAAAAGAAGCTAACACTTTTGCCGCCTCCCTGCTTCTTCCTGATTTCTTTCTTAAGAGATATTTAAACCTACCCTATCAGAAGATATCAAGTATTTTTCAGGTTTCTCAAAAAGTAATTGAGATAAGATTAAAGGATTTTAAAACAATTTAA
- a CDS encoding helix-turn-helix domain-containing protein has translation MNVGKRIRETRKKHNMKLEDLAEKTGLSLSYISLIERGLKNPSLKALERIAKAFNLPTSYFFSEDNDETIETFLRTKTSLDEDERRMIIQLIKSLESKKGVRRTD, from the coding sequence ATGAATGTGGGGAAGAGGATAAGAGAAACCAGAAAAAAACATAATATGAAATTAGAAGATCTGGCAGAAAAAACAGGTCTTTCCTTATCCTACATCTCCTTAATCGAAAGAGGTCTTAAGAATCCCTCTTTAAAAGCTTTAGAAAGAATAGCAAAAGCCTTTAATCTTCCTACTTCATACTTCTTCTCCGAAGATAATGATGAAACCATAGAGACTTTTCTAAGGACAAAGACCTCCTTAGATGAAGATGAGAGAAGAATGATAATTCAACTTATTAAATCCTTGGAGAGTAAAAAAGGTGTACGAAGAACTGATTAA
- a CDS encoding M42 family metallopeptidase: protein MKELIKKLTEIKSPSGREDNIRNAILEELKGYIDGYEIDKLGNLIVWKKGKKDGKILLDAHMDEIGVLATYIDEKGFIRIEPIGGVSPYNLLGSSIAFPQAEGFVGVEGETLEELSKNIKNLDFDKIFVDIGAKSREEAEKLVPPGTFGVYSANFKDLGERLVSKAMDDRIGCAIIIEVFKRSNPYYTLYGTFSIQEEIGLVGASVVAFDIKPDLAIAIDVTAHSDTPKGPKRMSLELGKGPAIKIKDSASISDRRIVEKLKNIAEKNGIPYQIEILLRGGTNAAALQRTGEGIPAGTLSIPTRYVHSPHEMIDINDVENAIRILKILVESDESLL, encoded by the coding sequence ATGAAAGAGCTTATCAAAAAGTTAACGGAAATCAAATCTCCCAGTGGTAGAGAGGATAACATAAGAAATGCAATCCTGGAAGAATTAAAAGGATATATTGACGGGTATGAGATAGACAAACTTGGAAATCTAATCGTTTGGAAAAAAGGTAAAAAAGATGGGAAAATACTCCTTGATGCCCATATGGATGAAATTGGTGTTCTTGCAACTTATATTGATGAAAAAGGATTTATTAGAATAGAACCTATTGGAGGAGTTTCTCCTTATAATTTATTAGGAAGCAGTATAGCTTTTCCTCAGGCAGAAGGATTTGTAGGAGTAGAAGGAGAAACTTTAGAAGAGCTCTCCAAAAACATTAAAAATCTTGATTTTGATAAGATATTTGTAGACATTGGAGCTAAAAGCAGAGAGGAAGCTGAAAAGCTTGTTCCTCCTGGAACCTTTGGTGTATACTCTGCAAATTTTAAAGATCTGGGAGAAAGATTGGTCTCAAAAGCTATGGATGATAGAATAGGATGCGCCATAATAATTGAAGTTTTTAAAAGATCAAACCCTTATTACACTCTCTACGGTACTTTCTCCATTCAAGAAGAAATTGGACTTGTAGGAGCAAGCGTAGTTGCCTTTGACATAAAACCTGATCTTGCTATAGCCATTGATGTAACTGCCCATTCTGACACTCCTAAAGGCCCAAAGAGAATGTCCCTTGAGCTAGGGAAGGGACCTGCTATCAAAATAAAAGATAGTGCTTCTATTAGTGATAGAAGAATAGTGGAAAAACTCAAAAATATAGCAGAGAAAAATGGTATACCCTATCAAATTGAAATTCTACTTCGTGGGGGTACCAACGCTGCTGCACTCCAAAGAACAGGAGAAGGTATTCCAGCTGGAACTCTCTCCATACCTACAAGATATGTGCATTCACCCCATGAGATGATTGATATAAATGATGTGGAAAATGCAATTAGAATTCTTAAAATATTAGTAGAAAGTGATGAAAGTCTCTTATAA
- a CDS encoding M42 family metallopeptidase: MKLFLKELSDIPGVSGFEGKVREFIKEKIKDKVDQIEVDKLGNLIAFKKGKVNKKLMISAHMDEVGFIVSNIEEDGKLSILPLGSIDPRVVLGKKVVIGEKQILGVIGSKPIHLMEGYEKVSFENIKVDIGATKKQEAEAKVKIGDFVSFAPNAMIHGEWISGKALDDRGGCSLLIDLILKDLDLYYDTFFAFVIQEETGLRGSGPCAFKIKPDLAIVVETTTSGDNPEFPEARRSSELGKGPVITPAHRGYVNDERLFNFAVKVAEENKIPYQIKRRTAGGTDAARIAITTGTPSLVISIPSRYIHSPICVLNINDYRNTFKLLSLILTKEVL; this comes from the coding sequence ATGAAATTGTTTTTAAAGGAGCTATCAGATATACCAGGAGTTTCTGGCTTTGAGGGAAAGGTAAGAGAATTTATTAAAGAGAAGATAAAAGACAAAGTAGACCAGATTGAAGTAGACAAATTAGGGAACCTTATAGCCTTTAAAAAAGGCAAAGTAAACAAAAAACTCATGATTTCAGCTCATATGGATGAGGTTGGTTTTATAGTAAGCAACATAGAAGAAGATGGAAAACTAAGTATACTACCATTAGGATCTATTGACCCTAGGGTAGTGTTAGGTAAAAAAGTAGTTATAGGAGAAAAACAAATATTAGGAGTTATAGGTTCAAAACCTATTCATCTTATGGAAGGATATGAAAAGGTATCTTTTGAAAACATCAAAGTAGATATTGGAGCCACAAAAAAACAAGAAGCTGAGGCAAAAGTAAAAATAGGAGACTTTGTTAGCTTTGCACCCAATGCTATGATACATGGAGAATGGATATCTGGAAAGGCTTTAGATGATAGAGGGGGATGTTCCCTATTGATAGACTTAATACTTAAAGATTTAGATTTATACTACGACACCTTCTTCGCTTTTGTAATCCAAGAGGAGACAGGATTAAGAGGATCTGGACCCTGTGCTTTCAAGATAAAACCTGACCTCGCAATTGTGGTAGAAACAACCACCTCTGGAGATAATCCTGAGTTTCCAGAAGCTAGAAGATCTTCAGAGTTAGGCAAAGGTCCAGTTATCACGCCTGCTCACAGAGGCTATGTAAATGATGAAAGGCTTTTTAATTTTGCCGTAAAAGTAGCCGAAGAAAATAAAATTCCTTACCAGATAAAGAGGAGAACCGCAGGAGGCACTGATGCTGCAAGAATTGCCATAACTACAGGTACTCCTTCCTTGGTTATTTCTATTCCATCAAGATATATTCATTCCCCTATATGTGTGTTAAATATCAACGACTATCGGAATACTTTTAAGCTTCTTTCTTTAATACTCACAAAGGAGGTCTTATAG
- a CDS encoding M28 family peptidase, whose product MVEIKEVLKNLSNLDGPSGYEQLVLEYIENVAKKIADVETNIDKHGNLIVRRPGKGKRIALFAHTDEIAFVITKKEFGNYFRIHTFGGVDPKVVISQRLRIHTKEGISYGVVGMLEPHLQTEEIRQKNITFDDLFIDIVEKADKVQIGDLATFDSEAFELNEKYIAGKALDNRASCTALLYTLELLNQFIVSGDIYFVFSVREEDGVSGAINASYQINPELAIVLDVTHGDIQRPSYPKIETGKGPVLDIGPMIDYDYFNKIKNLAEKLSVNYQIEPNGNHSSTDTDSIQIAREGISTLLISIPLRYMHTPYEVVNIRDIEETARLLSFFLARGGE is encoded by the coding sequence ATGGTGGAAATTAAAGAAGTTCTGAAAAATCTATCAAATCTTGATGGCCCCTCAGGATACGAACAACTAGTCTTGGAATATATTGAAAATGTTGCAAAAAAAATAGCTGATGTGGAGACAAACATAGACAAACACGGCAACCTCATAGTAAGAAGACCAGGTAAAGGTAAAAGAATAGCTCTTTTCGCCCACACCGATGAAATTGCTTTTGTAATAACAAAAAAGGAATTCGGAAATTATTTTCGCATTCATACCTTTGGTGGAGTAGATCCTAAAGTAGTAATATCTCAAAGATTAAGAATTCACACTAAAGAAGGCATTTCTTACGGAGTGGTTGGCATGTTAGAACCCCATCTACAGACCGAAGAAATAAGACAAAAAAATATTACCTTTGATGATCTTTTCATAGATATAGTAGAAAAAGCAGATAAAGTTCAAATAGGAGATCTCGCTACCTTTGACTCGGAAGCTTTTGAATTAAATGAAAAATATATTGCAGGAAAAGCTTTGGACAATAGAGCAAGTTGTACAGCTCTTCTTTATACCCTTGAATTATTAAACCAGTTTATAGTGAGTGGAGATATTTATTTTGTCTTTTCTGTAAGAGAAGAGGATGGAGTATCTGGAGCTATAAATGCTTCCTATCAAATAAACCCTGAGCTTGCCATAGTCTTAGATGTAACCCATGGAGATATTCAAAGACCCTCTTATCCTAAAATCGAAACGGGAAAAGGACCAGTATTAGACATAGGACCAATGATAGATTATGACTATTTCAATAAAATCAAAAATTTGGCTGAAAAACTTTCAGTAAACTACCAAATAGAGCCCAATGGCAATCATAGCAGTACTGATACCGATAGTATACAAATAGCAAGAGAAGGAATTTCCACCTTACTTATCTCAATTCCCTTAAGATATATGCACACCCCATACGAGGTAGTAAATATAAGAGACATCGAAGAGACAGCAAGACTTTTAAGCTTTTTCCTTGCAAGAGGAGGTGAATGA
- the nth gene encoding endonuclease III has translation MDKKEFVIEVLKRLRTLYEPKIALNFSNPWELLVATILSAQTTDERVNMVTEKLFKKYKTPEDYLKVPLEELEQDIKSINYYRTKAKNIRACAQIILEKYGGKVPDTMEELLKLPGVARKTANVVLSAGYGKNEGIVVDTHVDRLSKRFNLSKEKNRDKLEQDLMKIVPREEWANFSYLLIHHGRNVCKAKNPKCDECILNDICPSAFIK, from the coding sequence ATGGATAAAAAGGAATTTGTAATAGAGGTTTTAAAGAGACTAAGAACTCTTTATGAACCTAAAATTGCACTAAATTTTTCCAATCCATGGGAGCTTCTTGTAGCTACCATACTTTCGGCACAGACTACCGATGAGAGGGTAAATATGGTTACAGAGAAGCTCTTTAAAAAGTATAAAACGCCTGAGGATTATTTAAAGGTCCCTTTGGAAGAGTTAGAGCAAGATATTAAGTCTATTAATTACTATAGAACAAAGGCTAAAAATATTAGGGCTTGTGCCCAAATAATTCTTGAGAAATATGGTGGTAAGGTGCCCGATACTATGGAAGAACTTCTGAAGCTTCCAGGAGTTGCTAGAAAAACTGCAAATGTTGTTCTTTCTGCAGGGTATGGTAAGAATGAGGGTATAGTGGTAGATACTCATGTAGATAGGCTTTCTAAAAGATTTAATTTAAGTAAGGAAAAAAATAGGGATAAATTGGAACAAGACTTGATGAAGATTGTGCCGAGGGAAGAATGGGCAAATTTTTCTTATCTTTTAATTCATCACGGAAGAAATGTATGTAAGGCTAAGAATCCCAAATGTGATGAATGTATTTTAAATGATATATGTCCATCGGCATTTATCAAATAA